In Runella sp. SP2, the genomic window AGGGCGACACGATTATTTCAATGAAAAGCTACGTCGAAAACCAGAAAGGTTATGAAGACGTCGAGTTGTTGGATAATTGTGACCTATATCAACTCAAAATACACGACCTTCAACAACTTTTCGGCCAAGACATTCACCTTGCCAATTGGGGTAGGAAATTTGCCGAACAAGAGCTTATCAAAACAGAAGAACGGCTCATTTCTCGACAGTTCCGAACAGCAAGCCAACGCTACAACGAGCTTTTGCAAACAAACCCCGCCCTCCTTCAGCGCGTTCAGTTAGGACATATCGCTTCTTATTTAGGTATAACTCAAGTGAGCCTGAGTAGAATCAGAGCCACCATCAAATAAGCCTCATTTTTTATCATTTGTAAAATTTTGTCTTAGCCTAATTTCAGACCTTTGCTCAAAATAAAAAAGGGATGAATTGGATTATTTTGACCATCGCAGGCTTGTTTGAAGTAGTATTTGCGTTCTGTTTGGGGAAAGCAAAAATAAGCACAGGAAACGAAATGTATCTGTGGTACGCTGGCTTTTTGGTCGCCCTTTGTACCAGTATGGGGCTTCTACTGAAAGCAACTCAAACACTACCTCTCGGGACTGCTTATGCCGTCTGGACGGGCATTGGTGCAGTCGGGACTGTTTTGATTGGTATTATTGTGTTTAAAGAACCCATCACTTTTTGGCGACTCTTATTTCTCATTACTTTAATTGGTTCTATCATCGGACTAAAAGCGGTATCACATTAAGTTTTTGAAGAAAAAGGGCTTTTATCTCCTACTTTAAAATTAAAAAGTCGCTATAAAGTGGTTAAAAAGTACTTAAAATAGCCCAAAACTCATTAAAAATCACCATTTTTCCAGCGTAAAACTGCGCACTGCCGTTCAATAACTCACTGTAAATCAATTCACTGCGATAGTCATCAAAAATAATTTTGATTTCTCTTGTTTTCTTCTATATTGTATATTGCGCTATCGCTATTTATTGTATATTTGTCTCGACAATACGGTTTTATATCTAAACAAATAAGGCTTTCGGATATTCAGGAATCTTTATTGAACGATTGTAATCTATGTTGTCTCTCTAACAAAAGAAGTGCTTAACCTACACTTCTTTCCACAGCCCAATTTTGAGAAAAAACGAGTACTATTATCTATCAAACTTTGTATGATTCTTGACAAGATTCTGGAGAAACCCATGAATGAGTATCCTGTTATGGATACGAGGGAGGGTATTGTACTGTTCTACCCTAACATTCCTGCCAAAGCCGCTTCTAACATCACAGAAGTCCTTCAATCACGTTGGATTGGCCAAGGCCCTAAAGTGGACGAATTTGAACACCGCTTCGAGTTAAAATTTACGTACCCCAACAAATGCTTGGCAGTTGGCTCTGGAACAGATGCGCTTCACTTGGCGTATTTGTTGGCCGATTTGCAACCAGGCGATGAAGTCATTGCCCCCGTATTTACTTGTACGGCCACCAACATCCCATTCCTTTACATGGGAGTCAACATTGTGTTTGCCGATGTGGATGACAACCTCAACATCGACGTAAAACACGTGGAGCAACTCATTACGCCCAAAACAAAGGCAATTGTCTGCGTTCATTACGGTGGTCTTCCATGCGACATGGACGAACTGTGGGCACTCGGAAAGAAGCACAATCTCTTCATTATCGAAGACGCGGCGCACGCCGTGGGTGCCAAATACAAAGGGCGCTACATCGGTAGCGAAAGCGACTTTACGATGTTTTCGTTCCAAGCCATCAAACACATTACAACGGGCGACGGCGGCATGTTGGTAGTGAAAGACCCAACCTTGGTCGAAAAAGCAAAACGACTGCGTTGGTTTGGCATTGACCGCACCAGCAAGCAAAAAGGAATTTGGGAAAATGACATTGTAGAAGTAGGTTACAAATACCAAATGACCGACATTGCGGCCAGCTTGGGCTTGGCAGGTTTGGAAGAATTTGACGAACATTTGGCGCACCGTCAGCGGCTTTACCGCTTGTACTGCGAGCTGCTCAAAGATATTCCAGGCATTCGGGTGATTGGGAGCGAATACACGGATCGTGAACATGCTGCATGGCTACTCACAGCCGAAGTAGA contains:
- a CDS encoding Crp/Fnr family transcriptional regulator, giving the protein MNIQGKMDDTSASQPDLLDPLLDKIYLLPAPSRLSLKKYIREVSYPKGHILLRADKVETDIYFIKKGIVRAYAQTPDNEITFWFGQEGDTIISMKSYVENQKGYEDVELLDNCDLYQLKIHDLQQLFGQDIHLANWGRKFAEQELIKTEERLISRQFRTASQRYNELLQTNPALLQRVQLGHIASYLGITQVSLSRIRATIK
- a CDS encoding DegT/DnrJ/EryC1/StrS aminotransferase family protein → MILDKILEKPMNEYPVMDTREGIVLFYPNIPAKAASNITEVLQSRWIGQGPKVDEFEHRFELKFTYPNKCLAVGSGTDALHLAYLLADLQPGDEVIAPVFTCTATNIPFLYMGVNIVFADVDDNLNIDVKHVEQLITPKTKAIVCVHYGGLPCDMDELWALGKKHNLFIIEDAAHAVGAKYKGRYIGSESDFTMFSFQAIKHITTGDGGMLVVKDPTLVEKAKRLRWFGIDRTSKQKGIWENDIVEVGYKYQMTDIAASLGLAGLEEFDEHLAHRQRLYRLYCELLKDIPGIRVIGSEYTDREHAAWLLTAEVDHREDLMRHLREHGIESGQVHYRNDKYSIFGGRTPGQFPKMDAIEERYLVLPLHARVTEDDIRYIAYVLQKGW
- a CDS encoding multidrug efflux SMR transporter → MNWIILTIAGLFEVVFAFCLGKAKISTGNEMYLWYAGFLVALCTSMGLLLKATQTLPLGTAYAVWTGIGAVGTVLIGIIVFKEPITFWRLLFLITLIGSIIGLKAVSH